The Rhododendron vialii isolate Sample 1 chromosome 5a, ASM3025357v1 genome contains a region encoding:
- the LOC131327440 gene encoding uncharacterized protein LOC131327440, which translates to MPSMDPTFAVHKLNVDPSRRPVVQKVRRSSIAHVEAVMAEVDQLLEAGVIREVLYPSWLANPVVVPKKNGKLRVCVDYTNLNDACPMDRFPLPRIEQMVDATVGCERLSFMDAYRGYHQIALAPEDQEKTAFISPRGTYCYKVVPFGLKNAGATFQRSITKMFPGMLGRILEAYIDDLVCKSMFARDHLRDLGEVFAVLKQRKLRLNAEKCAFGVSSGKFLGYMALQSLKQYLSNAPLLVKALPDEDLYLYLAVSDHATSAVLVRKEGMEHQPIFYSSKTMTDSQTRAGAGIVLVSPSGMVHESAVSIGYPATNNKAEYEALIVGLQLALRLDVDSAHIFCDSQLIVGHLNDDYQVKDQRMNAYVSHVLALLRRFGRVEVEWITREHNAHADTLAGLGSVYRTSGSRTITFDEVTTPSFEHSCQPVMTISLGPSQLDPVIDYLKNQVLPPNKREAYKLRCRAANFFLGPNDNLYRRTFTGPDLCVVHEDHVTTVLEELHSGSCGAHSGGRSLTQRALTQGYWWPKMVK; encoded by the exons ATGCCTAGTATGGATCCCACGTTCGCCGTGCATAAGTTGAATGTTGATCCTAGTAGGCGACCGGTGGTGCAGAAAGTCCGACGCTCGTCCATCGCACACGTTGAAGCTGTAATGGCAGAGGTGGATCAACTGTTGGAGGCTGGCGTCATTCGGGAAGTGCTATATCCCTCCTGGCTCGCCAACCCAGTAGTTGTACCTAAGAAAAATGGGAAGCTGCGGGTTTGCGTCGATTAcacaaacctcaacgacgcctgTCCGATGGATCGATTTCCTCTTCCTCGGATTGAGCAAATGGTGGACGCAACAGTAGGATGCGAACGCTTAAGCTTTATGGATGCATATCGGGGCTATCACCAGATAGCTTTGGCTCCggaagatcaggagaagacggcCTTTATTTCTCCTCGGGGAACTTACTGCTACAAGGTCGTTCCATTCGGTTTGAAAAATGCAGGTGCAACCTTCCAACGCTCCATCACGAAGATGTTTCCTGGAATGCTCGGTAGAATACTGGAAGCTTATATCGATGATTTGGTCTGCAAGAGCATGTTCGCTCGGGATCACCTTCGGGATCTGGGAGAGGTCTTTGCTGTACTAAAACAACGGAAGTTGCGCCTCAATGCGGAGAAATGTGCGTTCGGAGTAAGCTCGGGGAAGTTCCTGGGTTACATG GCTTTGCAATCCTTAAAGCAGTACCTGTCCAACGCTCCTTTGCTCGTCAAGGCCCTTCCCGACGAAGATTTGTATCTTTACCTTGCTGTCTCGGATCATGCTACAAGCGCGGTGCTTGTTCGAAAAGAGGGGATGGAACACCAGCCAATCTTCTATTCTAGCAAAACGATGACGGACtctcagacgag GGCTGGTGCGGGCATCGTCCTTGTGTCTCCAAGCGGCATGGTACATGAGAGCGCGGTTTCGATTGGCTACCCAGCGACGAACAACAAAGCAGAATATGAAGCTCTGATTGTAGGCCTCCAACTTGCACTTCGGCTTGATGTAGATTCGGCTCACATCTTTTGTGACTCCCAGCTTATTGTGGGTCATTTGAACGACGATTATCAAGTCAAGGACCAGCGTATGAACGCTTACGTCAGCCATGTGTTGGCCTTGTTACGAAGATTTGGCCGCGTGGAAGTAGAATGGATCACTCGGGAGCACAATGCACATGCTGACACCCTGGCAGGTCTTGGTTCGGTTTACAGGACCTCGGGCAGTCGGACTATTACCTTTGACGAAGTTACAACACCGAGCTTCGAGCATTCTTGCCAACCAGTAATGACGATTTCCCTCGGTCCAAGTCAACTTGATCCAGTAATTGATTACTTGAAGAATCAAGTATTACCACCGAACAAACGCGAAGCATACAAGCTGCGTTGCCGAGCAGCAAATTTTTTCCTGGGACCAAACGACAATCTCTACCGAAGGACTTTCACTGGTCCAGATTTGTGTGTCGTCCATGAAGATCACGTAACAACCGTTCTGGAAGAGCTCCATTCGGGAAGCTGTGGGGCGCATTCCGGAGGACGGTCCCTTACACAGCGTGCGCTGACGcagggatattggtggccgaagatggttaAATAG